AATTATCTCAAAACTTAATTGAATTTctattaatataactattatttcaataaaattattcaaaataGTGATGGAACATCTAGTAATTTCAACATACattatgaatattttttaaaaaattgtacagAAAACAAATTGAACTTATTCTGAGATGTAATTTATATATGTTTTACACTAAAAGCTTCATTATCGTGATTGTTGTCTATAAGTTCTATTTGGAGCTGACACACTGAGTCCTGAGTCTACTAATGGCTGCTTTCATCTCCTGATTCCTTAAAGTATAAATAATGGGGTTCAGTAAGGGTGTGATGACTGaataaaatactgaaagaaatTTATCCACTGATAAGTTACTAAATGGCCAAGCATAAATGAAGATACATGGCCCAAAGAACAGAGTGACTACAGTGATATGAGCAGACAGTGTGGACAGAGCCTTGGAGAGTCCACCAGGAGACTGGCGTTGGACAGTCACCAGAATGACAGTGTAGGAAATAATCAAGAGGACAAAGCAGATGAAAGACAACAGTCCACTGTCAGCAATTACCAGTAACTCCAGAACATAGGTCTCAGTACAGGCAAGTTTTAGAACTAGAGGAAGGTCACAAAAAATATTGTCCACCACATTGGGGCCGCAGAAAGGTAAGGCGATGGTAAAAACCATCTGGCTCATAGTGTGCACAAAACCAACACCCCAGGACAGCAGCACAGAACCCACAAGTACCCGGCCGTTCATGATGGTTGTGTAGTGAAGAGGCTTGCATATTGCAATGTACCGATCAACAGCCATAACTATGAGAAGAGTCATCTCACTGCCTCCTAAGAAGTGGAGGAGGAACATTTGAACCATGCAGCCACACAAAGaaattgttttcttctctctgaggaaatctGTGACCATCTTAGGGGTTGAGATTGTTGAAAAAGTCATATCAAGAAAGGAGAGATTTCCAAGGAGGAAATACATAGGTGTAGAGTGCAGGTGAAAGTCAAAGATTACAGTGACTACAATGAGAAGGTTTCCTGCCACAATTGCTCCATAGCtcaacaaaaatatgaaaaaaaataaaatttcaatttcCCAAATGCTGGTGAGTCCTAATAAAACAAACTCAGATATCATCGAGGTATTTCTTATATCCATCTAGTCTACATAGGAGTTTtcagaatatatttaaaatagaGATAGTCAGGAAGAAGTCATCAAATaacctgtcttggtcatctagtgctgttataacagaaataccacaagtgaatgactttaacaaagagacatttattctctcacagtctagtaggctacaagtccaaattcagggcataatCTCCTGGGgatggtttctctctctgttggctctaggggaagattccttgtcctcaatcttcccctgtttgaagagcttctcaggcacaggggccccaggtccaaaggacatgctctgctccctgtgttctttcttggtggtatgaggtcctcaaatcttggcttgcttccct
The window above is part of the Loxodonta africana isolate mLoxAfr1 chromosome 10, mLoxAfr1.hap2, whole genome shotgun sequence genome. Proteins encoded here:
- the LOC135232506 gene encoding olfactory receptor 4L1-like; translated protein: MDIRNTSMISEFVLLGLTSIWEIEILFFFIFLLSYGAIVAGNLLIVVTVIFDFHLHSTPMYFLLGNLSFLDMTFSTISTPKMVTDFLREKKTISLCGCMVQMFLLHFLGGSEMTLLIVMAVDRYIAICKPLHYTTIMNGRVLVGSVLLSWGVGFVHTMSQMVFTIALPFCGPNVVDNIFCDLPLVLKLACTETYVLELLVIADSGLLSFICFVLLIISYTVILVTVQRQSPGGLSKALSTLSAHITVVTLFFGPCIFIYAWPFSNLSVDKFLSVFYSVITPLLNPIIYTLRNQEMKAAISRLRTQCVSSK